In the Staphylococcus sp. IVB6240 genome, one interval contains:
- a CDS encoding LysM peptidoglycan-binding domain-containing protein, which translates to MSKDNFKDEFERNRQEINPSKEDTSQIDDTANEQTDSLENKNMQHFPPRNTPRRHRKRVRHNGNAQESKSTTDSDDKQKDAHKSVAGTTGAGATASKDIKQSPKSEVKQQPKDNNNKEKAAGAGGAGAAASKNSNQPPKSETKQQPKNDNNKTTAADTGVAGVAGTGAAASKDVKQSPNSETKHQPKDNNNKAKAVGAGVAAGAGAGTAASKKANQSPKSETKHQPKNDNKKAKAGAAAGVVGAAGAGAAASKNNAEKPNTTVSNGAGGGGFLMRLLPIIAAILLLGTIAIFGGMYLFNQDQGSNNNDTQLTQKADKDDQKAAKQKAAKEKAEKEKVEKEKAKKEQAAKEKAEKEKAEKERQAQLAANESANNQDTNNQYTDQNTNQQYSQDQQQQQQAQNAGNQSHTVGGSENLYRIAIQYYGSGSPENVEKIRQANGISGNNISNGQQLIIP; encoded by the coding sequence GTGTCAAAAGATAATTTTAAAGATGAATTTGAACGAAATAGACAAGAAATCAATCCTAGTAAAGAAGATACATCACAGATTGATGACACAGCTAATGAACAAACTGATTCATTAGAAAACAAAAATATGCAGCATTTCCCACCACGTAATACACCAAGAAGACATCGTAAGCGTGTGCGTCACAATGGAAATGCACAAGAATCAAAATCAACGACTGACTCAGATGATAAACAGAAAGATGCACATAAGAGTGTGGCTGGTACTACAGGTGCAGGAGCTACTGCTTCAAAAGACATAAAGCAGTCTCCTAAGTCTGAAGTAAAACAACAACCTAAAGATAACAATAATAAGGAGAAAGCTGCTGGTGCGGGGGGTGCTGGTGCGGCTGCTTCCAAAAATTCGAATCAACCACCTAAATCTGAAACAAAACAACAACCTAAAAATGATAATAATAAGACGACAGCTGCTGATACTGGAGTTGCTGGTGTTGCTGGAACTGGCGCGGCTGCTTCTAAAGATGTAAAACAATCTCCTAATTCTGAAACAAAACACCAACCTAAAGATAACAATAATAAGGCGAAAGCTGTTGGCGCGGGGGTTGCGGCAGGAGCTGGTGCAGGGACGGCTGCTTCTAAAAAGGCAAATCAATCACCTAAATCTGAAACAAAACACCAACCTAAAAATGATAATAAAAAAGCAAAAGCGGGTGCAGCTGCTGGAGTAGTCGGTGCGGCTGGCGCTGGCGCAGCTGCTTCTAAAAATAATGCTGAAAAACCTAATACTACTGTTTCTAATGGCGCTGGTGGTGGCGGCTTCTTGATGCGTTTACTACCGATCATCGCGGCAATTTTACTTTTAGGTACGATTGCAATTTTTGGTGGTATGTATTTATTCAACCAAGATCAAGGCTCAAATAATAATGATACACAATTAACACAAAAAGCAGATAAAGATGATCAAAAAGCAGCTAAACAAAAAGCTGCCAAAGAGAAGGCCGAAAAGGAAAAAGTAGAAAAAGAAAAGGCTAAGAAAGAGCAAGCTGCTAAGGAAAAAGCAGAAAAAGAGAAAGCGGAAAAAGAAAGACAGGCACAATTAGCTGCAAATGAATCTGCAAACAACCAAGATACTAACAATCAATACACGGATCAAAATACAAATCAACAGTATTCACAAGACCAACAACAGCAACAACAAGCACAAAATGCTGGAAATCAATCACATACTGTAGGTGGCAGCGAAAACTTATACCGTATCGCTATTCAATATTATGGTAGTGGATCACCTGAGAATGTAGAAAAAATTAGACAAGCTAATGGTATTAGTGGTAATAACATTAGTAACGGACAACAACTAATTATCCCATAA
- a CDS encoding pseudouridine synthase, translating to MSKELERLQKRIANSGYTSRRKAETLIQEGKVQVNGETVTELGTKVRPSDEVSVEGVPLELEDKLYILFYKPTQVITSVSDDRGRKVVTDYFDDLETRIYPVGRLDYDTSGLLLLTNDGEFTNLMTHPKYKIPKTYIAKIEGYILREQVKELERGIVLEDGKTQPAKVKVKKQNKEKNTSLVEITITEGRNRQVRRMFEHFGFKVNKLSRVTFGPLDLKGLGAGEGRVLSPHEVKTLRQLAQSSAQ from the coding sequence ATGAGTAAAGAATTAGAACGTTTACAAAAACGTATCGCAAATAGTGGATACACATCACGCCGAAAAGCAGAAACATTGATTCAAGAAGGAAAAGTTCAAGTGAATGGTGAAACCGTCACGGAACTAGGAACAAAAGTTCGCCCATCTGATGAAGTATCCGTAGAAGGGGTTCCTTTAGAACTAGAAGATAAATTATATATTTTATTTTATAAACCTACACAAGTGATTACAAGTGTCTCTGATGACCGCGGTAGAAAAGTGGTAACAGATTACTTTGATGACTTAGAAACACGTATTTACCCAGTTGGAAGATTGGACTATGATACATCAGGCTTATTGCTTTTAACAAATGATGGTGAGTTCACGAACCTTATGACACATCCAAAATACAAAATTCCTAAAACGTATATCGCTAAAATTGAAGGCTATATTTTAAGAGAGCAAGTGAAGGAATTAGAACGTGGCATTGTATTAGAAGATGGTAAAACACAACCTGCAAAAGTCAAAGTGAAAAAACAAAATAAAGAGAAAAATACATCTCTTGTTGAAATCACCATTACAGAAGGGCGTAACCGCCAAGTAAGACGTATGTTTGAACACTTTGGATTTAAAGTGAACAAATTATCTCGTGTGACGTTTGGTCCACTTGATTTGAAAGGGCTTGGTGCAGGAGAGGGTCGTGTGTTATCACCACATGAAGTGAAAACATTACGCCAACTTGCGCAAAGCAGTGCACAATAA
- a CDS encoding DUF309 domain-containing protein, whose product MRNALLEYYYQFHTQQHYFLCHDILEEAWKAQDQYEKQDFVVGLILFATASYHYRRGNFRGALRTYRKAENIFNQYSDTVMTQFGIDGMAFRQLIKQLISDINLEKLFTPIRLPLLDDTIQTLTAQYHDYTVRKDIVSTPDILDHHRNRDRSSVIRAREVAYQLRHS is encoded by the coding sequence ATGCGAAATGCACTATTAGAATATTACTATCAATTTCATACACAACAGCATTATTTTCTATGTCATGACATTCTAGAAGAAGCATGGAAAGCGCAAGATCAATATGAAAAACAAGATTTTGTTGTGGGATTAATTTTATTTGCGACTGCATCTTATCATTACCGACGAGGAAATTTTAGAGGTGCGTTGCGTACGTATCGAAAAGCTGAAAATATTTTCAACCAATACTCAGATACTGTCATGACACAATTTGGTATAGATGGTATGGCATTTCGTCAACTGATAAAACAATTAATTTCTGATATCAACCTAGAAAAACTTTTTACACCGATTCGACTTCCGCTTTTGGATGACACGATTCAAACACTTACAGCACAATATCATGATTATACGGTGCGTAAGGATATTGTTAGTACACCAGATATTTTAGATCACCACCGTAATCGTGATCGTTCTTCAGTTATCCGTGCACGTGAAGTGGCGTATCAACTAAGGCACTCATAA
- a CDS encoding ATP-binding protein, which produces MKRLNSVVVKLWLTIILIVTTVLILLSAALITFIQYYFTQKTEESLYNDAKSISTVIEKSKNRQLAINHSEMLLEGNKGVIILPDSNNAFLKDKEKKEMLAFIKQDKDLNNIKLTQKKEIKHVSIKVNDKKQTYLLLGYPTIDHNGQKSVIYIYEDLRSISDTNNVVAIIILITAIIFLIVTTIFAFFLSSRITNPLRLFKEQAQEVAKGHYDQQVHVQTKDEIGELAIAFNQMSHNIQHHIDDITTSKNIRDTLINSMAQGVLGINHQRETILSNELADNMIGEMTSDDILLFEKQINDTFKSQQTEYREYEINQKHYAVVMSYIDQIQTNKQSGLVAIIRDMTKEHHMEQMKKDFIASVSHELRTPISLLQGYTESIVDGIVTEPEDIHEFLLIVLDESKRLSRLVNELLDVAKIDAEGVNITKEVRPMSELIHKMGTKYRQIANELSLTLDFQQDGVMKDEWHYDFDRMEQVLTNLVDNASRYTSPGDTIAIHAKETPTEHVLTIHDTGVGISPEHLDKVFERFYKVDAARTRGKQGTGLGLFITRMIIEAHRGSIDVKSEVGKGTAFIIKLPKNS; this is translated from the coding sequence ATGAAACGTCTAAATAGCGTCGTCGTAAAACTGTGGTTAACTATTATTTTAATAGTAACGACAGTTTTAATTTTATTAAGTGCTGCTTTAATCACATTTATTCAATATTATTTCACGCAAAAAACTGAAGAATCCTTATACAATGATGCCAAAAGTATCAGTACGGTTATTGAGAAAAGCAAAAATCGTCAATTGGCCATCAATCATAGTGAAATGCTGCTTGAAGGTAATAAAGGGGTTATCATTTTACCAGATTCAAACAACGCTTTCTTAAAAGACAAAGAAAAGAAAGAAATGTTAGCGTTTATTAAGCAAGATAAAGATCTTAATAATATCAAACTGACACAAAAAAAAGAAATCAAACATGTTTCTATTAAGGTGAATGATAAAAAACAAACCTATTTATTACTGGGGTATCCAACTATTGATCATAACGGTCAAAAATCTGTCATTTATATTTATGAAGATTTAAGAAGTATATCAGATACAAACAATGTGGTAGCAATTATTATCTTAATTACAGCAATCATCTTTTTAATTGTTACTACGATTTTTGCATTCTTCTTATCATCACGAATTACAAACCCTTTGAGATTATTTAAAGAACAAGCACAAGAAGTTGCGAAAGGTCATTATGATCAACAGGTACATGTGCAAACAAAAGATGAAATAGGTGAACTAGCGATTGCCTTCAATCAAATGAGCCATAATATTCAACATCATATTGATGATATTACAACGTCTAAAAATATTAGAGATACTTTAATCAATTCTATGGCACAAGGAGTGCTCGGTATTAATCATCAACGCGAAACCATATTATCCAACGAATTAGCTGATAATATGATTGGAGAAATGACTTCAGATGATATTTTACTTTTTGAAAAACAAATCAATGATACTTTCAAGAGCCAACAAACAGAATATCGGGAATATGAAATCAATCAAAAACATTATGCTGTTGTCATGAGTTATATTGATCAAATTCAAACCAATAAGCAAAGTGGCCTTGTTGCAATTATTCGTGATATGACAAAAGAACATCATATGGAGCAAATGAAAAAAGACTTTATAGCGAGTGTATCGCACGAACTTCGCACACCGATATCTTTGCTCCAAGGCTATACAGAGTCAATTGTTGATGGCATTGTCACAGAGCCTGAAGATATACATGAATTTCTCTTAATCGTATTAGACGAATCTAAAAGATTGAGTCGTCTGGTTAATGAGTTGTTAGATGTCGCAAAAATTGATGCTGAAGGGGTTAATATTACGAAAGAAGTACGGCCGATGTCTGAACTCATCCATAAAATGGGAACAAAATATCGTCAAATTGCTAATGAACTGTCATTAACGCTAGATTTTCAACAAGATGGCGTCATGAAAGATGAATGGCATTATGACTTCGACCGTATGGAGCAAGTACTTACAAACCTTGTAGATAATGCATCACGTTATACAAGTCCTGGTGACACAATTGCGATTCATGCAAAGGAAACACCTACAGAACATGTTTTAACGATTCATGATACAGGTGTCGGTATCTCACCAGAACATTTAGATAAAGTATTTGAACGTTTCTATAAAGTAGATGCTGCCCGTACTAGAGGTAAACAAGGGACTGGATTGGGTCTCTTTATTACAAGAATGATTATTGAAGCACATCGCGGATCGATTGATGTTAAAAGCGAAGTAGGAAAAGGGACTGCTTTTATAATCAAACTCCCAAAAAATAGTTAA
- a CDS encoding segregation/condensation protein A produces the protein MYEVKLDAFNGPLDLLLHLIQQFEIDIYDIPMNALTEQYMQYVHAMKQLDINVASEYLVMASELLMIKSQLLLPEHSSDEMVEEDPREALVGKLLEYQNYKAYAEMLNEKREARSHYYTKTATDLSKYEVNERIPEGTHIDLTKLIVAYQKMKHRIALKKPRSVEIQKETFTIQQSTAHIFQQLDKQQKITFFDLFTFNESIEHVVTHFLALLEMAKTGVIQLQQIEAFHNIEITKGVNYGTQS, from the coding sequence ATGTATGAAGTAAAATTAGATGCCTTTAATGGCCCTTTAGATTTATTGCTCCATTTAATTCAACAATTTGAAATTGATATTTATGATATTCCCATGAATGCATTAACAGAACAATATATGCAGTATGTTCATGCCATGAAACAATTGGATATCAACGTTGCAAGCGAATATTTGGTCATGGCCTCAGAATTGTTGATGATTAAAAGTCAATTATTGCTTCCTGAACATTCATCCGATGAGATGGTGGAAGAAGATCCACGTGAGGCATTAGTAGGTAAACTGCTCGAATATCAAAACTATAAAGCATATGCAGAAATGTTGAATGAGAAAAGAGAAGCACGTAGTCACTACTACACCAAAACAGCGACTGATTTATCAAAATATGAGGTAAACGAACGAATACCTGAAGGAACACATATTGATCTAACGAAGCTAATTGTTGCTTACCAAAAGATGAAGCACCGAATTGCACTTAAAAAACCAAGAAGTGTAGAAATTCAAAAAGAAACCTTTACCATACAACAATCAACGGCACATATTTTCCAACAACTCGACAAACAACAAAAGATTACATTTTTTGATTTATTTACGTTCAACGAGTCGATTGAACATGTTGTCACACACTTTTTGGCACTATTAGAGATGGCAAAAACTGGTGTGATTCAGCTTCAACAAATTGAGGCATTTCATAATATTGAAATTACAAAAGGAGTTAACTATGGCACACAATCTTAA
- the scpB gene encoding SMC-Scp complex subunit ScpB, with protein sequence MAHNLNAAITALLYTVGEDGIEAEQLLTSLNIDEATLNEALSALELPGLMIQKYGNTYVLTTQKDMEPYIESLILNKVSTNLSQAAMEVLAIIAYNQPVTRSDIELIRGIASDGPVKTLIAKGLVEPQQDPDVRGQQLYTTDLFLNVFGLKQIEELPTTDEETEEIESFFSNLVNQKGQTTNE encoded by the coding sequence ATGGCACACAATCTTAATGCTGCAATTACTGCTTTGCTCTACACAGTTGGGGAAGATGGCATAGAAGCGGAACAACTATTAACCTCGTTAAATATAGATGAAGCAACGCTCAATGAAGCATTAAGTGCTTTAGAATTGCCGGGGTTAATGATTCAAAAATATGGAAACACCTATGTTTTAACAACGCAAAAGGATATGGAACCTTATATTGAGTCTCTCATCTTAAACAAGGTGTCTACTAACTTATCACAAGCGGCCATGGAAGTATTGGCCATTATTGCGTACAATCAGCCAGTAACGCGTAGTGATATTGAATTAATTCGCGGAATCGCATCGGATGGCCCTGTTAAAACACTTATTGCAAAAGGTTTGGTAGAACCACAACAGGATCCAGATGTGAGAGGTCAGCAACTCTACACAACAGATTTATTTTTAAATGTATTTGGATTGAAACAAATTGAAGAATTACCAACGACAGATGAAGAAACCGAAGAAATAGAATCGTTTTTCAGTAATCTTGTTAATCAGAAAGGACAAACAACAAATGAGTAA
- a CDS encoding ECF transporter S component — protein MQQTKQTRRLIITGILSGISVILMFIKFPLPFLPPYLTLDFSDVPALLATFTLGPIAGLLVEFIKNLLNFFFYLGDPVGPLANFLAGGSLLLTAYYIHRQKPTTRGMILGLASGTIVMTIVLSIMNYFVLLPLYGMIMNLSDIATNLKVIITAGIIPFNIIKGIVVSLLFVLLYKRLKNVLKI, from the coding sequence ATGCAACAAACCAAACAAACAAGAAGATTAATCATCACGGGAATCCTGAGTGGTATTTCGGTCATTTTGATGTTTATCAAATTCCCATTACCGTTTTTACCACCGTATTTAACACTTGATTTTAGTGATGTACCTGCATTACTTGCGACATTTACTTTAGGTCCAATCGCCGGATTACTAGTTGAGTTTATTAAAAACTTATTAAACTTCTTTTTCTACCTTGGAGATCCAGTGGGACCATTAGCTAACTTCCTGGCTGGAGGTAGTTTACTACTTACTGCATATTATATTCATAGACAAAAGCCAACAACACGTGGCATGATTCTTGGATTGGCTTCAGGGACAATCGTCATGACAATTGTATTAAGTATTATGAATTACTTTGTACTTTTACCATTATATGGCATGATCATGAACTTATCTGACATTGCGACAAACTTGAAAGTCATTATTACAGCAGGAATTATTCCATTTAATATTATTAAAGGAATTGTCGTTTCATTATTATTCGTATTACTTTATAAACGACTTAAAAATGTTCTTAAAATATAA
- a CDS encoding helix-turn-helix domain-containing protein, translated as MKSIISYAYQHAHPYKNKKSIYNIIIGKKTHQTFFDATSLNLLSLFGSIPNLSFKDFENITESEHDMNLLLPTSSSVTYTMLQHSFITLQLLIQTLSQAQHQEMQFIPLTSQTDIHQRVRYIYLYIKKQQREETVKLEIHELFDQLNKKHSQSIVHYFLTGYDETMYTMQQVAQINKIDHDTVFKFYYQDLMYIYELLSDKELFPILHHCLSSYSLSHTLARTESFLFQGLTVTQIANRIHLTENTIHDHILELFMRGHLTKYEDFLTDDIESFLIFYQQQPYQRLRFYKEHFDQMSYFEIKLAIVGLSKGALHA; from the coding sequence ATGAAATCAATCATTTCTTATGCATATCAACATGCACATCCCTACAAAAATAAAAAAAGCATATATAATATTATCATAGGTAAAAAGACCCATCAAACCTTTTTTGATGCAACCTCTTTAAATCTCTTAAGCCTTTTTGGAAGTATTCCAAATTTAAGCTTCAAAGATTTTGAAAATATCACTGAATCAGAACACGATATGAACTTATTACTACCCACATCGTCATCTGTAACATACACCATGTTACAACATTCTTTTATAACATTGCAACTGCTGATTCAAACACTATCACAGGCACAACATCAAGAGATGCAGTTTATACCATTAACATCACAAACCGACATTCATCAGAGAGTGCGTTATATATATTTATACATTAAAAAGCAACAAAGAGAAGAAACAGTAAAGCTTGAAATCCATGAACTTTTTGACCAATTAAACAAAAAACATTCTCAAAGTATCGTACACTACTTTTTAACAGGTTATGATGAAACCATGTATACCATGCAGCAAGTGGCACAGATTAATAAAATAGATCATGACACTGTTTTTAAATTTTATTATCAAGACCTTATGTACATATATGAATTATTGTCAGATAAAGAACTTTTTCCTATTTTACACCATTGTTTATCATCATATTCACTTAGTCATACATTAGCACGAACAGAGTCTTTCCTTTTCCAAGGACTGACTGTCACGCAAATTGCAAACCGTATACATCTCACCGAAAATACGATACATGATCATATTTTAGAATTATTTATGCGTGGCCATTTGACAAAATATGAAGATTTTTTAACAGATGATATAGAATCATTTTTAATTTTCTATCAACAACAACCTTATCAACGGCTCCGTTTTTATAAAGAACATTTTGATCAGATGAGCTACTTTGAAATTAAACTTGCAATAGTTGGTTTATCGAAAGGAGCATTACATGCTTAA
- a CDS encoding ferredoxin, with amino-acid sequence MAKYTIVDMDTCIACGACGAAAPDIYDYDDEGIAYVILDDNQGTTPVPEELYEDLEDAFEGCPTDSIKVEEETFDGDALKFE; translated from the coding sequence TTGGCTAAGTATACAATTGTTGATATGGATACTTGTATCGCATGTGGTGCTTGTGGTGCAGCTGCCCCGGACATCTATGACTATGATGATGAAGGAATTGCATATGTTATTTTAGATGATAACCAAGGCACAACGCCCGTACCAGAAGAACTATATGAAGACTTGGAGGACGCTTTTGAAGGCTGCCCTACTGACTCTATCAAAGTCGAAGAAGAGACTTTTGATGGCGATGCATTAAAGTTTGAATAA
- the ypdA gene encoding bacillithiol disulfide reductase YpdA, with protein MKTVESIIIGGGPCGLSAAIEQQKKGIETLIIEKGNVVEALYHYPTHQTFFSSSDKLSIGDVPFIVEDLKPRRNQALVYYREVVKHHQLKVNTFEEVLTVRKMNNHFTITTTKDVYQCRFLTIATGYYGQPNTLEVDGANLSKVMHYFKEAHPYFNQNVVIIGGKNSAVDAAIELEKANANVTVIYRGSEYSPSVKPWILPNFDSLVRRGNIDMHFDSHVTEITETSVTFETNGVSKTIDNDFVFAMIGYHPDYDFLQSVGIEINETNFGTAPQYNKDTFETNIENCYIAGVIAAGTDANSIFIENGKYHGVSIAQDILTKKQSPLES; from the coding sequence ATGAAAACGGTCGAAAGTATCATTATCGGTGGTGGACCATGTGGCTTAAGCGCTGCAATTGAACAACAAAAAAAGGGAATTGAGACACTCATTATTGAAAAAGGGAATGTTGTTGAAGCACTCTACCACTACCCAACACATCAAACATTCTTTTCATCAAGTGATAAGCTAAGTATTGGTGATGTTCCATTTATTGTTGAGGACTTAAAACCTCGTCGTAATCAAGCACTTGTCTATTATCGCGAAGTTGTAAAACATCATCAATTAAAAGTCAATACTTTTGAAGAAGTACTGACTGTTCGTAAAATGAATAATCACTTCACAATTACAACGACAAAAGATGTTTATCAGTGCCGTTTCTTAACGATTGCGACTGGTTACTATGGCCAACCAAATACTTTGGAAGTGGATGGTGCAAACTTATCAAAAGTCATGCATTATTTTAAAGAGGCACATCCATACTTCAATCAAAACGTTGTGATCATCGGAGGTAAAAACTCAGCCGTAGATGCGGCGATTGAACTAGAAAAAGCAAATGCAAACGTGACAGTGATTTATCGTGGATCAGAATATTCTCCTTCTGTTAAACCTTGGATTCTTCCAAACTTTGATTCGCTTGTTCGTCGTGGTAATATCGATATGCATTTCGATAGTCATGTGACAGAAATTACCGAAACAAGCGTCACTTTTGAAACAAATGGCGTTTCCAAAACGATTGATAACGACTTTGTATTTGCGATGATAGGGTACCATCCAGACTATGATTTCTTACAATCTGTAGGTATTGAAATTAACGAAACAAATTTTGGTACTGCACCTCAATACAACAAAGATACATTCGAGACAAATATTGAAAATTGCTATATTGCCGGAGTTATTGCAGCTGGTACGGATGCAAATAGTATCTTTATTGAAAATGGTAAATATCATGGCGTCTCAATTGCACAAGATATCTTAACTAAAAAACAATCACCATTAGAATCATAA
- a CDS encoding response regulator transcription factor: MTKEILVVDDEHRIRKLLRLFLEREGYEVAEADNGCEAFELATKYDYACILLDLMLPEMDGLEVATRLRETKDTPIIMLTAKGEENNRVEGFESGADDYIVKPFSPREVVLRLKALLRRTQSATAEQNEPHARDMIEFEHLTIDNDAHKVLADGSPVNLTPKEYELLIFLAKTPNKVFDREQLLKEVWHYEFYGDLRTVDTHVKRLREKLNRVSSEAALMIQTVWGVGYKFEVSQSDETSK, translated from the coding sequence GTGACTAAGGAAATATTAGTCGTTGATGATGAACACCGTATCAGAAAATTATTAAGGCTATTCCTTGAACGAGAGGGGTATGAGGTCGCAGAAGCGGATAATGGCTGTGAAGCATTTGAATTGGCAACAAAATATGATTATGCGTGTATCTTGTTAGACTTAATGTTACCAGAGATGGATGGGCTTGAAGTTGCAACGCGCCTTCGCGAAACAAAGGATACACCAATCATTATGTTGACAGCAAAAGGTGAAGAAAATAATCGTGTTGAAGGATTTGAGTCAGGTGCTGATGATTACATTGTAAAACCTTTCTCACCACGTGAAGTTGTGTTACGTTTGAAAGCATTGTTGCGACGTACACAGTCTGCAACTGCAGAGCAAAACGAACCACATGCGCGTGACATGATTGAATTTGAGCATCTTACAATAGATAATGATGCGCACAAAGTGTTAGCTGATGGCTCACCTGTTAACCTAACACCTAAGGAATATGAATTATTAATTTTCCTTGCCAAAACACCGAATAAAGTATTTGATCGTGAACAATTATTAAAAGAAGTTTGGCATTATGAATTTTATGGGGATTTACGTACTGTTGATACTCATGTTAAACGTTTGCGTGAAAAGTTAAATCGTGTATCATCTGAAGCAGCATTAATGATTCAAACGGTATGGGGCGTAGGATATAAATTTGAGGTTTCACAATCTGATGAAACGTCTAAATAG
- a CDS encoding RecQ family ATP-dependent DNA helicase produces the protein MLKAALKQYFGFSQFREGQESLIQSILEGHNALGILPTGSGKSLCYQLPTYIKQQTTLIISPLISLMDDQVMQMKMKGERRVVAIHSGMSSDERRMAYQQLDDALFIFVSPEFILQPHHLSRFQNIQLGLIVLDEVHCLSEWGFDFRPHYALIRKVTDLYQYIPILALTATATKHLQADIEFVTKRSFKLLQSEMDRPNISLAVKHMESYQEKIDWVLETIATSGPTIIYVSSKKVCVDIAEQIYASGYLTGIYHADLSYEERYTVQQQFLNNDIRIIVATSAFGMGVNKPDIRTVIHFHLSNSPSSYLQEIGRAGRDGQQSQAIALYQPDDQYLLETLSLANTITEEDIQLFEAGTLIDHEKHDILMLLTQQYSNTKLHEIFRQNFQQKSIALQFMLKYAHTGSCRRKLLMNYFGMTVLTKDNCCDICGITHTIYEKNRKKVLRKFTYKEKLESLF, from the coding sequence ATGCTTAAAGCTGCATTAAAACAGTATTTCGGTTTTTCACAGTTCAGAGAAGGACAAGAATCACTTATCCAAAGTATTTTAGAAGGTCATAACGCATTGGGAATATTACCCACAGGTAGTGGTAAAAGTTTATGTTATCAGCTCCCAACATACATTAAACAACAAACAACATTAATTATTTCTCCATTAATATCGTTAATGGATGATCAAGTAATGCAAATGAAAATGAAAGGGGAACGTCGTGTCGTTGCAATTCATTCAGGGATGTCTTCAGATGAACGACGTATGGCATATCAACAACTTGATGATGCTTTATTTATATTTGTAAGTCCTGAATTCATATTACAACCACATCATTTATCACGTTTTCAAAATATACAATTAGGACTCATTGTACTCGATGAAGTTCATTGTTTATCTGAGTGGGGATTTGACTTCCGTCCTCACTATGCACTCATTCGAAAGGTAACTGATTTATATCAGTATATCCCTATATTAGCTTTGACAGCGACAGCCACGAAACATTTACAAGCCGATATCGAATTTGTCACGAAAAGATCTTTTAAGTTATTACAATCTGAAATGGATCGCCCAAATATATCTTTAGCTGTTAAACATATGGAAAGTTATCAAGAAAAAATCGATTGGGTTTTAGAAACCATTGCAACTTCCGGACCAACAATCATATACGTTTCGTCAAAAAAGGTATGTGTAGATATTGCTGAACAGATATATGCATCGGGATATCTAACCGGAATTTATCATGCGGACTTGAGTTATGAAGAGCGATATACGGTTCAGCAACAATTTTTAAATAATGATATACGTATTATTGTTGCAACAAGTGCCTTTGGAATGGGTGTTAATAAACCTGATATTCGGACCGTTATCCATTTTCATTTATCTAATAGTCCTTCTAGTTATCTACAAGAAATAGGTCGTGCAGGTCGTGATGGGCAACAGAGCCAAGCGATTGCACTCTATCAACCAGATGATCAATATTTACTTGAAACACTTTCTTTGGCAAATACCATCACAGAAGAAGATATTCAATTATTTGAAGCTGGAACACTGATTGATCATGAAAAACATGACATTCTTATGCTGTTAACACAACAATATTCAAACACAAAGCTCCACGAGATATTCCGACAAAATTTCCAACAAAAGTCAATCGCACTTCAATTTATGTTGAAATATGCTCATACAGGTTCTTGTCGCCGGAAACTACTTATGAATTATTTTGGTATGACAGTATTAACAAAAGATAATTGTTGTGATATTTGTGGCATCACCCATACAATTTATGAAAAAAATAGAAAAAAAGTACTTAGAAAATTTACTTATAAAGAAAAATTAGAAAGTTTGTTCTAA